The following coding sequences are from one Formosa haliotis window:
- a CDS encoding glycosyltransferase family 117 protein — translation MTQFNFKKWNTILGWVTFAIALLTYGLTVEPTVSYWDAGEYILTSAKLQVGHPPGAPLFQMLGAFFSMFAFQPSQIGIMLNLMSAVASAFTILFMFWTITLLLKNIISKDKVLSKSKYMAILGSGLVGSLAFTFTDSFWFNAVETEVYAMATLIMAAMFWLGLRWEQDMDTPRGNRWLVIIAFVIGLSFGVHFMGLLTIPGIALLYYFKHYKTVTVKNFIIANVVAVAILLFIFKLLLPNALKFFSTSEIFFVNSFGMPFNSGTIIAAIVLIAAFYFGLKYTRQKGYVHLNTLVLCLLFIFIGFSSWLMLPIRANANVVVNENNPSDARELLAYYNLEQYPETHLFYGPQFTDQYAGLDENNPYIDDKPNYEKDEAQGKYVIVNDYKRAKQNFNSKQASILPRMWSTEHAENYMLFTGYLDFKLKPEYQMENQLRSAVSNFKNDVAQGNVDFRGYHNFLKQFGQYLDVEKPSLMSNIIYMFEYQLGYMYWRYFMWNYTGRQDDIQGKYDNHGNWLSGINFIDEWHLGMPQTNLPSDVKNNKARNTYYFLPFILGLIGLFFLFNKDKKLFWVLLVFFLFTGVAIQVYTNVRPFEPRERDYSVVGSFYVFAIWIGFGVYAIFEALKKHIKSPALAPAVTLACLVLVPGIMAANNWDDHDRSDKYTARSMAKMYLDSCAENAILFTIGDNDTFALWYAQEIEGYRTDVRIVNTSLFQTDWYIDQMKRKAYESDPIPSQLTHEQYRYGTRDYIMKRIVSTDTMNIKDFINFVGSDNPKTKFKYILEAQGEDPSYYPTQLQNSNYFPVENITVPVNKQAVLENGVVAPKDADKIVDKIYLKIKENALYKNRLLMLDIIANNDWKRPIYFTGGSFGDDDYLWMKDYLQLDGMCYKLVPIKTPLNRNNPFDMGRVDSELMYEKVKNWDWGNSGSPDIYHDPETRKNSISYRGNLARLMEQLINENKLDKAEDVADIAMKNMPVDYFGYYTLLEPYISGYYEVGAEDKARKLFTELATKYQEYLAYYSTLKVEKQYEVAEEIVTNIERYKSLVDVLLRYDDDFAKTEMKTFNNNLQLFEHFYSDRPEQPQAPTDLDLQPNVDSSVVPIE, via the coding sequence ATGACACAATTCAACTTTAAAAAGTGGAATACCATCTTAGGCTGGGTGACTTTTGCAATTGCATTATTAACGTATGGTCTAACAGTAGAACCTACAGTAAGCTACTGGGACGCTGGAGAATACATTTTAACCTCAGCAAAACTACAAGTAGGGCATCCGCCAGGGGCACCACTCTTTCAAATGCTTGGTGCATTCTTTTCAATGTTCGCTTTTCAACCTAGTCAGATAGGAATCATGCTAAATTTAATGAGTGCCGTAGCTAGTGCATTCACTATTTTATTTATGTTTTGGACCATTACTTTATTATTAAAAAATATTATTTCTAAAGATAAAGTACTTTCAAAATCTAAATATATGGCCATTCTTGGAAGTGGTTTAGTTGGTAGTTTAGCCTTCACTTTTACCGATTCGTTTTGGTTTAATGCTGTAGAAACAGAAGTGTATGCCATGGCGACTTTAATTATGGCTGCCATGTTTTGGTTAGGCTTACGTTGGGAACAAGATATGGACACACCTCGCGGAAACCGCTGGCTGGTTATCATTGCTTTTGTTATTGGTCTATCGTTTGGTGTTCACTTTATGGGATTATTAACTATTCCTGGAATAGCATTACTTTACTATTTTAAACACTATAAAACAGTCACGGTTAAAAATTTCATTATTGCAAATGTGGTTGCGGTTGCTATTTTGTTATTCATTTTTAAATTATTACTTCCTAACGCCTTAAAATTCTTTAGTACCTCAGAAATATTCTTTGTAAATTCTTTCGGGATGCCTTTTAATTCTGGAACCATAATCGCTGCCATTGTACTTATTGCTGCATTCTATTTTGGTTTAAAATATACCAGACAAAAAGGCTATGTACACTTAAACACTTTAGTACTTTGTTTATTATTTATTTTTATAGGATTCTCTTCTTGGCTTATGCTTCCTATTCGGGCCAATGCTAATGTGGTTGTAAACGAAAACAATCCGTCTGATGCTCGCGAATTATTGGCTTATTACAATTTAGAACAATATCCTGAGACCCATTTATTTTACGGACCTCAATTTACCGATCAATATGCTGGTTTAGATGAAAACAATCCATATATTGACGATAAACCCAATTACGAAAAAGATGAAGCGCAAGGAAAATATGTTATTGTAAACGACTACAAACGAGCAAAACAAAATTTTAACTCGAAGCAAGCATCTATTCTTCCTAGAATGTGGAGTACAGAGCATGCCGAGAACTATATGTTATTTACAGGGTATTTAGATTTTAAATTGAAACCTGAATACCAAATGGAAAACCAACTGCGCTCTGCGGTTTCAAACTTTAAAAACGATGTGGCACAGGGTAATGTCGATTTTAGAGGTTACCATAATTTTTTAAAACAATTCGGACAGTATTTAGATGTTGAAAAACCATCTTTAATGAGTAATATTATTTACATGTTCGAATACCAATTAGGTTATATGTATTGGCGTTATTTTATGTGGAATTATACTGGTAGACAGGATGATATTCAGGGGAAATACGACAATCACGGGAATTGGTTAAGCGGAATTAATTTTATTGACGAATGGCATTTAGGTATGCCACAAACCAACCTACCGTCCGATGTAAAAAACAATAAAGCGAGAAACACCTATTATTTCTTACCTTTTATTTTAGGACTAATCGGATTGTTTTTCCTTTTCAATAAAGACAAAAAATTGTTTTGGGTACTTTTGGTATTCTTCTTATTTACAGGTGTTGCCATTCAGGTTTACACCAATGTACGCCCTTTCGAGCCAAGAGAGCGTGATTACTCGGTAGTAGGATCGTTTTATGTGTTCGCCATCTGGATTGGTTTCGGAGTGTATGCCATTTTCGAAGCCCTTAAAAAGCATATAAAATCTCCAGCATTAGCACCGGCAGTTACCCTTGCTTGCCTTGTACTTGTACCTGGTATTATGGCTGCAAACAACTGGGACGACCATGACAGATCTGACAAATACACGGCGCGTTCTATGGCTAAGATGTATTTAGATTCTTGTGCCGAAAACGCCATCTTATTTACCATTGGAGATAACGACACCTTTGCCCTTTGGTATGCTCAAGAAATTGAAGGCTACCGTACCGATGTGCGTATTGTAAACACCAGTTTATTCCAAACGGATTGGTATATCGACCAGATGAAACGTAAAGCTTACGAGAGCGACCCTATTCCTTCTCAGCTTACACATGAACAATACCGCTACGGAACTCGCGATTATATCATGAAACGTATTGTCTCTACAGACACCATGAACATTAAAGATTTTATAAATTTTGTAGGTAGCGATAACCCAAAAACAAAATTTAAATACATCTTGGAGGCTCAAGGCGAAGACCCTAGTTATTACCCTACACAATTACAAAACTCAAACTATTTCCCTGTAGAAAACATAACGGTTCCGGTAAACAAGCAAGCGGTTCTAGAAAACGGCGTAGTAGCACCAAAAGATGCCGATAAGATTGTAGATAAAATTTATCTGAAAATAAAGGAGAATGCCCTTTATAAAAATCGTTTGTTAATGTTAGATATTATTGCAAACAACGACTGGAAACGCCCTATCTATTTTACAGGTGGAAGTTTTGGCGACGACGATTATTTATGGATGAAAGACTATCTTCAACTAGATGGAATGTGTTATAAATTAGTTCCGATAAAAACGCCTTTAAACCGTAACAATCCGTTCGATATGGGTCGCGTAGATTCAGAATTAATGTACGAAAAAGTTAAAAATTGGGATTGGGGTAACAGCGGAAGTCCAGATATTTATCACGATCCAGAAACCCGTAAAAACTCAATTTCTTACCGCGGAAACTTAGCGCGATTAATGGAGCAATTAATAAACGAAAATAAACTAGACAAAGCAGAAGATGTTGCTGATATAGCAATGAAAAATATGCCTGTAGATTATTTCGGATATTACACCTTATTAGAACCATATATTAGCGGATATTACGAAGTTGGTGCAGAAGATAAAGCACGTAAATTATTTACCGAATTAGCTACAAAATATCAAGAGTATTTAGCGTATTACAGCACTTTAAAAGTTGAAAAACAATATGAGGTAGCCGAAGAGATTGTAACCAATATAGAGCGCTACAAATCTTTAGTCGATGTATTATTACGATACGATGACGACTTTGCTAAAACAGAAATGAAGACTTTTAACAACAATTTACAGTTGTTCGAGCATTTCTATAGCGACCGTCCGGAACAACCACAAGCACCAACAGATTTAGACTTACAACCTAATGTCGATAGCAGCGTAGTACCAATAGAGTAA
- a CDS encoding universal stress protein produces the protein MKRILVPTDFSKEAEYATKIAAQFAKQFNSEIYFLHMLELPIPEIDRFNSSYSEIPEALFFIKLAKKRFSELLAKDFLSDLTVHHSIKTNTTFEGIKETAKELDIDLIVMGSHGATGFKEMFIGSNTEKVVRTSHIPVLVIKSKTEHFKADDVVFASDFKLDNKHTYLQAVKFAEKFNSKIHLLLVNTPNNFITTTEATKRIKHFVSQTDYSNYTINIYNDDTVEKGILDFAEHIKADVIGISTHGRQGIAHFFNGSISEDIVNHAIRPVITFKI, from the coding sequence ATGAAACGAATATTAGTCCCTACAGATTTCTCGAAAGAAGCAGAATACGCTACAAAGATTGCAGCGCAATTTGCAAAACAATTTAACAGTGAAATTTACTTTCTACACATGTTAGAATTACCTATACCAGAGATAGATAGATTTAATTCTAGCTACAGCGAAATACCAGAAGCCTTGTTTTTTATAAAATTGGCAAAAAAACGCTTTAGCGAATTATTGGCGAAAGATTTTTTAAGCGACCTTACCGTACATCATTCTATAAAAACAAACACCACTTTTGAAGGCATAAAAGAAACCGCTAAAGAATTAGACATAGATTTAATTGTTATGGGGTCTCATGGGGCTACCGGATTTAAAGAAATGTTTATTGGCTCGAACACAGAAAAAGTTGTAAGAACATCTCACATCCCTGTTTTAGTAATTAAAAGCAAAACAGAACACTTTAAAGCAGACGATGTTGTTTTTGCATCAGATTTTAAACTCGACAACAAACACACCTATTTACAAGCTGTTAAGTTTGCAGAGAAATTTAATTCGAAGATTCACCTACTCTTGGTTAACACGCCAAATAACTTTATAACCACGACCGAAGCTACAAAACGAATTAAACATTTTGTATCGCAGACTGATTATTCTAATTACACGATAAACATTTACAACGATGATACCGTAGAAAAAGGAATTTTAGATTTCGCAGAACACATTAAAGCCGACGTTATAGGCATAAGTACACATGGCAGACAAGGTATTGCACACTTCTTTAACGGAAGCATAAGCGAAGACATTGTTAATCATGCCATAAGACCGGTAATTACTTTTAAAATATAA
- the rimP gene encoding ribosome assembly cofactor RimP: MFRTTVENLLENALQERNDLFLISLTISGDNAIKVIIDGDEGVSVEDCMFVSRAIENNIDREEQDFSLEVMSAGAASPLLQSRQFVKNIGRTLEVKTKTEDIEAVLVDANEDVIVLEWKAREPKPVGKGKVTVQKEAKIAYNDIVEAKVMIKF, from the coding sequence ATGTTTAGAACAACTGTTGAGAATTTATTAGAAAACGCCTTACAAGAACGAAACGATTTGTTTTTGATAAGTTTAACCATTTCTGGAGATAATGCCATTAAGGTAATTATTGATGGTGATGAAGGTGTGAGTGTCGAGGATTGCATGTTTGTTAGCAGAGCTATTGAGAATAATATAGATAGAGAGGAGCAAGATTTTTCTTTAGAAGTTATGTCGGCAGGAGCAGCGTCTCCTTTATTGCAAAGCAGACAATTTGTTAAAAACATAGGAAGAACACTAGAAGTTAAAACAAAAACAGAAGATATAGAAGCTGTTTTGGTAGACGCTAATGAAGACGTAATAGTTTTAGAATGGAAAGCAAGAGAGCCTAAACCAGTTGGTAAAGGTAAAGTTACTGTTCAAAAAGAAGCTAAAATTGCTTATAACGATATTGTAGAAGCAAAAGTGATGATTAAATTTTAA
- the nusA gene encoding transcription termination factor NusA, producing the protein MENLALIDSFSEFKDDKLIDRVTLMAILEDVFRNALKKKFGDDDNFDIIINPDKGDLEIWRNRVVVADGEVEEPNQEISLSEARKIEPDFEVGEDVSEEVKLIDLGRRAILALRQNLISKIHEHDNTNIYKQFKDLIGDIYTAEVHHIRHRAIILLDDEGNEIVLPKEKQIPSDFFRKGDNVRGIIENVELKGSKPAIIMSRTSPLFLEKLFEQEIPEVFDGLISVKNVVRIPGEKAKVAVDSYDDRIDPVGACVGMKGSRIHGIVRELGNENIDVINYTNNLQLYITRALSPAKVTSIKIDEENKRAEVILKPEEVSKAIGRGGHNIRLAGQLTGYEIDVFREGAEEDVELTEFSDEIDRWIIDELSKAGLDTAKSVLEQDVEDLVKRTDLEEETINEVIRILREEFEE; encoded by the coding sequence ATGGAAAATCTGGCGTTAATTGATTCTTTTTCGGAATTTAAAGACGATAAATTAATAGATCGTGTAACGTTAATGGCGATTTTAGAGGATGTTTTTAGAAATGCCTTAAAAAAGAAATTTGGAGATGATGATAATTTTGATATTATTATAAATCCAGATAAAGGCGATTTAGAAATATGGAGAAATCGTGTTGTTGTGGCAGATGGCGAGGTTGAAGAGCCTAACCAAGAGATTTCATTAAGTGAAGCTCGTAAAATTGAGCCTGATTTTGAAGTTGGTGAAGATGTGTCTGAAGAAGTAAAGTTAATAGATTTAGGTCGTCGTGCTATTTTAGCATTACGTCAGAATTTAATTTCTAAAATTCACGAACACGACAATACTAATATTTACAAGCAATTTAAAGATTTAATTGGAGATATTTATACGGCCGAAGTGCATCATATACGTCACAGAGCTATTATATTATTAGACGACGAAGGAAACGAAATCGTCTTACCAAAAGAAAAACAAATACCTTCAGATTTCTTTAGAAAAGGAGATAATGTTAGAGGAATAATAGAAAACGTAGAGTTAAAAGGTAGCAAACCGGCAATTATTATGTCGCGTACATCACCTTTATTCTTAGAAAAATTATTCGAACAAGAAATACCAGAAGTATTCGATGGTTTAATTTCTGTTAAAAATGTAGTAAGAATTCCTGGTGAAAAAGCAAAAGTAGCTGTAGATTCTTACGACGATAGAATAGATCCTGTAGGAGCCTGTGTGGGTATGAAGGGATCTAGAATTCATGGCATAGTTCGTGAGTTAGGAAACGAGAATATCGATGTTATCAATTATACAAATAACCTTCAATTGTACATCACTAGAGCGTTAAGTCCAGCAAAAGTGACTTCAATCAAAATTGATGAAGAAAACAAACGTGCAGAAGTTATTTTAAAACCTGAAGAGGTTAGTAAAGCCATTGGACGTGGTGGACATAATATTAGATTGGCCGGTCAATTAACTGGTTATGAGATAGATGTGTTTAGAGAAGGTGCAGAAGAAGATGTTGAGTTAACAGAATTTTCTGATGAAATTGATAGATGGATTATTGACGAGTTAAGCAAAGCTGGGCTTGATACAGCAAAGAGTGTTCTTGAGCAAGATGTTGAAGATTTAGTGAAAAGAACAGATTTAGAAGAAGAAACAATTAACGAAGTTATTAGAATTCTTAGAGAAGAGTTTGAAGAATAA
- the infB gene encoding translation initiation factor IF-2, with the protein MAETIRLNKVLRELNISIDRAVDFLETKGIDIDKRPTTKISQEVYNVLSGEFQTDASKKVASQEVSEAKLKEKEALREQRERELEAKQKEEAKKEQIVKAKSTLSGPKQVGKIDLDPKPKSVSTLEEKKEAPVQPKVEDVKPETTAPKTETVKVEEKKEEKPVEKTEQKPAMKEDKPEKKEAPKVQDTPKVEQKPKSVTAPAKPPVASKPNTPKQENTAKQEEKKVVPSKPSEPAKKEAPKAEDDKPVEEERLKTQYQKLSGPKIAGEKIDLSQFNKPKKKPVAKAGADNAANTNKRKRRRISKPGDNKPNAKPGTTGGPRSGNDRFKGKKPGGPGQARRPIVKEEPSEAEVQKQVRETLEKLQGKSSKGKGAKYRRDKRDSHREQSQKDLDQQEVESKILKVTEFVTASEVATMMDVSVTQIISACMSLGMMVTMNQRLDAETLAIVADEFGYKVEFVTSDLEDNIEVVEDKPEDLIERAPIITVMGHVDHGKTSLLDYIRKENVIAGESGGITQHIGAYGVTLENGQKIAFLDTPGHEAFTAMRARGAQVTDLAVIVIAADDDIMPQTKEAIAHAQAAGVPIVFAINKIDRPAANPDRIKEGLAQMNLLVEDWGGKIQSHDISAKQGTGVKELLEKVLLEAELLELKANPNKLASGTVVEAFLDKGRGYVSTILVQAGTLKIGDYVLAGKNSGKVKAMHDERGKEVKEAGPSTPVSILGLDGAPQAGDKFNVFEDEREAKQIATKRAQLQREQSVRTQRHITLDEIGRRIALGDFQELNIILKGDVDGSVEALTDSFQKLSTEEIQVNIIHKGVGAITESDVLLASASDAIIIGFNVRPMGNARMIADKEEIDIRTYSIIYDAINDLKDAMEGMLSPELKEEITGTAEIREIFKVSKIGSIAGCMVTSGKVVRTNGVRLIRDGVVVYTGELASLKRFKDDVKEVSKGYDCGMQIKNYNDIKEGDVIESFHEIEVKKKLK; encoded by the coding sequence ATGGCTGAAACAATAAGATTAAATAAAGTTTTACGTGAGTTAAACATCTCTATCGATCGTGCAGTAGATTTTTTAGAAACTAAAGGCATAGATATCGATAAGCGTCCTACTACGAAAATTTCTCAGGAAGTTTACAATGTACTTTCTGGCGAATTTCAAACCGATGCTAGTAAGAAGGTGGCCTCTCAAGAAGTAAGTGAAGCAAAGCTGAAAGAAAAAGAAGCCTTGCGTGAGCAGCGAGAGCGTGAACTTGAAGCAAAACAAAAAGAAGAAGCTAAGAAGGAGCAAATAGTTAAAGCCAAATCAACACTCTCGGGTCCGAAACAAGTGGGTAAGATCGATTTAGATCCAAAGCCAAAAAGTGTTTCAACACTTGAAGAGAAAAAGGAAGCGCCTGTTCAACCAAAAGTTGAAGATGTAAAACCTGAAACTACAGCTCCAAAAACAGAAACGGTTAAAGTGGAAGAGAAGAAGGAAGAGAAGCCAGTTGAAAAAACTGAGCAGAAACCTGCAATGAAGGAAGACAAACCGGAAAAAAAGGAAGCGCCAAAAGTTCAAGATACTCCAAAAGTAGAACAAAAACCAAAATCGGTTACCGCTCCAGCAAAACCTCCAGTTGCATCTAAGCCTAATACGCCAAAGCAGGAAAATACTGCTAAGCAAGAGGAGAAAAAAGTAGTTCCTTCGAAACCATCTGAACCTGCTAAAAAGGAAGCTCCAAAAGCAGAAGACGATAAACCTGTTGAAGAAGAACGCTTAAAAACGCAATACCAAAAGCTTTCTGGGCCAAAGATTGCGGGAGAAAAAATAGATTTATCTCAATTTAATAAGCCTAAAAAGAAACCAGTTGCTAAAGCTGGTGCAGATAATGCGGCTAATACAAATAAAAGAAAACGTCGCCGTATTAGTAAACCAGGCGATAATAAACCTAATGCTAAACCAGGAACTACTGGAGGACCAAGATCTGGAAACGATCGTTTTAAAGGTAAAAAACCAGGAGGGCCAGGTCAAGCTAGACGTCCAATTGTAAAGGAAGAGCCTAGCGAAGCAGAAGTTCAAAAACAAGTTAGAGAAACCTTAGAGAAACTTCAAGGGAAATCTAGTAAAGGTAAAGGTGCTAAATACCGTAGAGATAAGAGAGATTCTCACAGAGAACAAAGTCAGAAAGATCTTGATCAGCAAGAAGTAGAAAGCAAAATCTTAAAAGTAACAGAATTTGTTACGGCTAGTGAAGTGGCTACCATGATGGATGTTTCGGTAACTCAAATTATCTCGGCTTGTATGTCGTTAGGTATGATGGTTACCATGAACCAACGTCTAGACGCCGAAACACTTGCAATTGTTGCCGATGAATTTGGTTATAAAGTAGAATTTGTAACTTCAGATCTTGAAGATAATATAGAAGTTGTAGAAGATAAACCAGAAGATTTAATTGAACGCGCACCAATTATTACGGTAATGGGACACGTAGATCACGGTAAAACATCTTTACTAGATTATATTCGTAAAGAAAATGTGATCGCTGGAGAATCTGGAGGAATTACACAGCATATTGGTGCCTACGGGGTAACTCTTGAAAACGGTCAGAAAATCGCGTTCTTAGATACACCTGGTCACGAGGCCTTTACAGCCATGCGTGCTCGTGGTGCTCAAGTAACAGATTTAGCAGTTATTGTTATTGCTGCCGATGATGATATTATGCCACAAACAAAAGAAGCAATTGCCCACGCACAAGCAGCGGGAGTACCAATTGTTTTTGCTATAAATAAAATAGATAGACCAGCAGCTAACCCGGACCGTATTAAGGAAGGTTTAGCACAAATGAACTTATTAGTAGAAGACTGGGGAGGAAAAATTCAATCTCACGATATTTCTGCGAAACAAGGAACTGGTGTTAAAGAATTATTAGAAAAAGTTTTACTAGAAGCCGAATTATTAGAGCTTAAAGCAAATCCTAATAAATTAGCTTCAGGTACTGTAGTTGAAGCATTCCTAGATAAAGGTCGTGGTTATGTATCTACAATTTTAGTACAAGCCGGAACATTAAAAATTGGAGATTACGTTTTAGCTGGTAAAAACAGCGGTAAGGTAAAAGCCATGCACGACGAACGTGGAAAAGAAGTTAAAGAAGCAGGTCCAAGTACACCAGTGTCTATATTAGGATTAGATGGTGCGCCACAAGCCGGTGATAAATTTAATGTTTTTGAAGACGAACGTGAAGCAAAACAAATTGCTACGAAACGTGCACAATTACAACGTGAGCAATCTGTACGCACACAGCGTCATATTACTCTAGATGAAATTGGTCGTCGTATTGCATTAGGTGATTTCCAAGAATTAAATATCATCCTTAAAGGAGATGTGGATGGTTCTGTAGAAGCCTTAACCGATTCATTCCAAAAACTATCTACCGAAGAAATTCAAGTCAATATTATTCATAAAGGTGTTGGTGCCATTACAGAAAGTGATGTGTTATTAGCTTCTGCATCAGATGCGATTATTATCGGATTTAATGTTAGACCAATGGGTAATGCAAGAATGATTGCAGATAAGGAAGAAATAGATATCCGTACTTACTCAATTATCTACGATGCGATTAACGATCTTAAAGATGCGATGGAAGGTATGTTATCTCCAGAGCTTAAAGAAGAGATTACTGGTACTGCAGAAATTAGAGAAATCTTTAAAGTTTCTAAAATTGGTAGTATTGCAGGTTGTATGGTAACTAGCGGGAAAGTTGTTAGAACTAACGGTGTACGTTTAATTAGAGATGGTGTTGTTGTTTACACTGGAGAATTAGCGTCGTTGAAACGATTTAAAGATGATGTAAAAGAAGTGTCTAAAGGATATGATTGTGGTATGCAAATTAAAAACTACAATGATATTAAAGAAGGCGACGTTATTGAATCGTTCCACGAAATAGAAGTAAAAAAGAAACTTAAATAA
- a CDS encoding SPOR domain-containing protein, with translation MKLLKIKLIVITGICAASFSTKSFAQQGNIAVNQDEKIVKLLDVKKEMDKDENASDRFKIQIYSGNRASAEETLSDFKKENHQWKSTLVYETPNYKIWVGSFRTRLEADRALLVIKEKYPNGFIFMPKVKS, from the coding sequence ATGAAATTATTGAAAATAAAACTTATTGTAATCACTGGGATTTGTGCTGCATCATTCTCTACTAAAAGCTTTGCCCAACAAGGAAACATTGCTGTTAATCAGGATGAAAAAATAGTCAAACTTCTGGACGTTAAGAAAGAAATGGACAAGGATGAAAACGCTTCAGACCGGTTTAAAATTCAAATTTACTCTGGTAATCGCGCATCTGCAGAAGAAACGCTTAGCGACTTTAAAAAGGAAAATCACCAATGGAAATCGACTTTGGTTTACGAAACACCTAACTATAAAATTTGGGTAGGAAGTTTTAGAACCCGTTTGGAAGCCGATCGCGCCTTGTTAGTTATTAAAGAAAAATATCCGAATGGATTTATTTTTATGCCCAAAGTAAAAAGTTAA